The genomic interval AGTCGCGCGCTGGCCTGGCAGCCGTCACCGGTCGGCCCGGGCGGAGTCGGACAGGGGTCGTCGGTCGTGTCCGGCGTACCCCACTTCGGCGTCGGCCCGCCGATCAGCCCGTCGTGCGTGTACAGCACGTAGATCCGTGGATCCGTTGGGAAGTTTGGGTTCAGCGCCATGCCGAGCAGGCCGCGGTCCCAGTAGTTGTAGACCTCGGTGCGCAGATCGGCGTACACGCTCGGCGTCGGATCGTCGAGCGAGTCGAAGACCTTGATCAGTCCGCTCTTCTCGGCGACGAACACCCGGCCGTCGGGCGAGAACGCGACATTCGTCGGATTGGTCAGTCCGGTGAACACCACCTGCTCGCTGAATCCGGTCGGCGCGACCGCGGCCTGTGCCGGTGCGATCACAGCGAGCGGCAGCAACACCAGTACACACAACGCAGGCAGCGCACGACGCAGCCACTTGGCAGAAAACCTCACGAAGCCCCCCAGCCTCCCAAGTCCGGCGCCCGCCCTCACAGCCCCCAACGAGCACTCGGATCGCTCGCCAGAATGGTCGCCGCATCGTCGGCGCGCAACCCCGGATCCGCATTCGTTTCAAACACTCAACCGAATGTCACTCGCACGGTCGGACCGGGCACACTGGGCTGATGATCAGCAGCGTCCGGGAGTTGCCGACAGTGCCCGGTGTCTACCGTTTCCGCGACGACGCGGGGAAGGTGCTGTATATCGGCCGGGCCCGGAATCTGCGCCGGCGCGTGCGGTCGTATTGGGTCAATGTCGGCGACCGTCCGCACCTGACCCGGATGGTACGGCGGATCGCCCGGGTGGAAGGCGTCTCGTGCGACTCCGAGCACGAGGCGGCGTTTCTGGAACGCAACCTGCTCGAGCATTCGAAGCCGCGATGGAACCGCACCGAAGGTGGCGCGGAGGTCGTCGGCTATATCCGGCTCGCGACCGGATCCAAACCGGGGTTGCGGTTCGAGCACACAGTCACCGGTTCGTCACCGCACTTCGGTCCGTACCTCGGCGGCTTGCGGATCCGGCAGGCGATCTCCGGCCTGCATCGGGTGCTGCCGCTGCAGTACACGGTGGAAGGCGATGGTTCGGCCGAGGAGTTCGGCCGGCTGTTCGGGATCGGACCGGGGGACCGCGAGGCGCTGGCGCGTACTGCGATCGCTGTACTGCAACGGGATCCGGCCGCGGTCAACAGGCTGCGCGACGAGCTGGTACGTCGGCGCGATGGCGCCGCGGGCGGATTGCGGTACGAGTTCGCGGCCAAGGTCCAGGGTGAGATCGAGGCACTCGACTGGATCGTCGCCGAGCAGAAGGTCGCGTGGCTCGAGCCGCGCGACGCGGACGTGTACGGCTGGGCCGACGGCTTACTCGTGCGGTTCGAGCTGCGGGCCGGCCGGATGAGCACGTGGACGCAGCGTGCGATGGGGGAGGCGACGGCTCGGGAACGGGTCGCGGCGACGCCGGAACTGTGGCGGACGTTCGCCCAACGGAACGCCGAGCTTGCGGTACGTCTGCTCAAGGCGTGACTTCCCGACTACGTAGCATGGTGTCCCATGACGCAGCCGCCGGTCCCTCCGAACCAGCCGCCGTACCCGCAGGGACCGCCGAACCAGCCGCCGCTGCCACCGCTCTTTCCCTCGCAGCCGCCGCCGAAACGGTCGCGCGGACTCGTGCTCCTGGTCAGCGGACTCGTGTTGCTTCTCGGCATCATCATCGC from Kribbella sp. NBC_00709 carries:
- a CDS encoding GIY-YIG nuclease family protein, translating into MISSVRELPTVPGVYRFRDDAGKVLYIGRARNLRRRVRSYWVNVGDRPHLTRMVRRIARVEGVSCDSEHEAAFLERNLLEHSKPRWNRTEGGAEVVGYIRLATGSKPGLRFEHTVTGSSPHFGPYLGGLRIRQAISGLHRVLPLQYTVEGDGSAEEFGRLFGIGPGDREALARTAIAVLQRDPAAVNRLRDELVRRRDGAAGGLRYEFAAKVQGEIEALDWIVAEQKVAWLEPRDADVYGWADGLLVRFELRAGRMSTWTQRAMGEATARERVAATPELWRTFAQRNAELAVRLLKA